The following are from one region of the Vitis riparia cultivar Riparia Gloire de Montpellier isolate 1030 chromosome 9, EGFV_Vit.rip_1.0, whole genome shotgun sequence genome:
- the LOC117922328 gene encoding protein CHUP1, chloroplastic-like, whose product MAIVGEKKDVRPLLLQLGVALALSFAGFLYSRFKTKRIGPSQPPPSPQSSDCGSGVDLGGDRAGLRDGLRALQTTPSSCNIAPIAAEKYGEACLQKDKVDNFLVDLSSSSKNSGDKDRVLLPEFKEIMKEFDLVAMNSGISLSQDVETLGSDVEKPIAFRTAEKDEYEQEINQLRSMVRELRERERNLEVQLLEYYGLQEQETTVMELQNRLNFNNTEFKLLNLKIESLQADKQRLEAQLADYPTLVAELEGARAKIKLLEQKLRSEAERNRKQIFILKQRVEKFQDQEHKAANSDPDIQLKLKDLENEAEELRNSNIKLQLENSELAERLESTQILASSVLEHPEVEEAKKLSHCLRQENEDLSKKIEQLQADRCADVEELVYLRWLNACLRYELRNYELPDGRTVAKDLSNTLSPKSEEKAKKLILEYGYTEGIEEKVIDIMDFDSDLWSSSQGDSSEFDDSSAFNSSATITSSSKKTKFLSKLRRLVRGKDHHHHDQVSTADKAASPEMLPTCSDDSLHCNSAYPTGVDAKTAGNSNRFTALTPSSFRHSLDIQRLKSLNVEDFKELERARRYSDTGHFNAYKRIILGGEAVNDSPVDANHKSSLVKYAEALSHSHGGKPSHRKSKSVPIGSY is encoded by the exons ATGGCAATCGTGGGAGAGAAGAAAGATGTAAGGCCTCTTCTGCTGCAACTTGGGGTGGCTTTAGCTCTCTCGTTTGCTGGATTTCTCTATTCTCGCTTCAAAACGAAGCGGATCGGACCCTCCCAGCCTCCACCGTCCCCTCAATCTTCAG ATTGTGGGAGTGGAGTTGATTTGGGAGGAGATAGAGCTGGGCTCAGAGATGGTCTTCGTGCCTTACAGACAACACCCAGTTCCTGTAATATTGCTCCAATTGCAGCTGAAAAATAT GGAGAAGCATGTCTTCAGAAGGATAAGGTCGATAATTTCTTGGTTGACCTCTCTTCAAGCAGTAAAAATAGTGGAGATAAAGATAGGGTCCTTTTGCCAGAATTTAAAGAGATTATGAAGGAATTTGACTTAGTTGCTATGAATAGTGGGATTTCTCTAAGCCAGGATGTAGAAACACTTGGGTCAGATGTAGAAAAACCTATAGCATTTAGAACTGCAGAGAAGGACGAGTACGAGCAAGAGATTAATCAACTGAGGAGCATGGTTAGAGAACTTCGAGAAAGGGAGAGGAATCTTGAGGTCCAGTTGCTCGAGTATTATGGGCTTCAAGAGCAAGAAACAACCGTCATGGAGCTCCAAAATCGATTGAATTTCAACAATACTGAATTTAAGCTTTTGAATCTTAAGATTGAGTCCTTGCAGGCTGATAAGCAACGACTAGAGGCACAACTGGCTGATTACCCTACACTTGTGGCTGAGCTAGAAGGTGCCAGAGCCAAAATAAAGCTGCTTGAGCAGAAACTTAGGTCTGAAGCTGAACGCAACCGAAAACAGATTTTTATACTTAAGCAAAGAGTTGAAAAGTTTCAAGACCAAGAACACAAGGCTGCTAACAGTGATCCAGATATTCAATTAAAGCTAAAGGATTTGGAGAATGAAGCAGAGGAGTTAAGGAACTCTAATATAAAATTGCAGCTGGAAAATTCTGAATTGGCAGAAAGGTTGGAATCCACTCAAATCCTTGCAAGTTCTGTTCTGGAACATCCAGAG GTAGAAGAAGCAAAGAAATTGAGCCACTGCCTGagacaagaaaatgaagatttgtCAAAGAAAATTGAGCAACTCCAAGCAGATCGGTGTGCTGATGTAGAAGAGCTAGTCTATCTTCGGTGGCTAAATGCTTGCTTACGATATGAGCTGAGAAATTATGAGCTCCCGGATGGTAGAACTGTTGCCAAGGACCTAAGCAATACCCTGAGCCCCAAGTCTGAGGAGAAAGCCAAGAAGCTAATACTCGAATATGGATATACAGAAGGGATTGAGGAAAAGGTAATTGACATTATGGACTTCGATTCTGACCTGTGGTCATCCTCCCAAGGTGACTCCAGCGAGTTTGATGATTCTTCTGCCTTTAATTCATCGGCTACCATAACCAGCAGTtcaaaaaagacaaaatttctCAGCAAGCTTCGGAGACTTGTAAGGGGTAAAGACCACCATCACCATGACCAAGTTTCAACAGCAGACAAAGCTGCATCACCAGAAATGTTGCCGACATGTTCTGATGATTCTCTGCACTGCAATTCTGCCTATCCAACAGGAGTTGATGCCAAAACTGCTGGGAATAGCAATCGATTTACAGCTCTGACTCCAAGTTCATTTAGACATTCTTTAGATATACAAAGATTAAAGAGTCTGAATGTAGAGGATTTCAAGGAATTGGAAAGAGCCCGGAGATACAGTGATACAGGGCACTTCAATGCATACAAGAGAATCATTTTGGGTGGGGAAGCTGTTAATGATTCGCCCGTAGATGCCAATCACAAATCTTCACTGGTGAAATATGCAGAAGCTTTGAGTCATTCTCATGGTGGAAAACCATCCCACAGGAAATCAAAATCAGTGCCAATAGGTTCGTATTGA